In a genomic window of Streptomyces koelreuteriae:
- the pgl gene encoding 6-phosphogluconolactonase yields the protein MSTAPQLVVHRDKELMAQAAAARLITKIVDAQASRGSASVVLTGGRNGNGLLAALAAAPARDAVDWSRLDLWWGDERFLPEGDPERNITQAREALLDTVPLDPKRVHAMPASDGPDGADVDAAAAAYAEELARAAGPENHGPVPTFDVLMLGVGPDTHVASLFPELPAVRETDRTVVGVHGAPKPPPTRVTLTLPAIRAAREVWLLAAGEDKAQAAAIALSGAGEIQAPAAGAYGRSRTLWLLDGAAASQLPRSLYPPASA from the coding sequence GTGAGTACGGCACCGCAGCTGGTCGTGCACCGCGACAAGGAGCTGATGGCGCAGGCCGCGGCGGCCCGGCTGATCACGAAGATCGTGGACGCCCAGGCCTCCCGGGGCTCGGCGTCCGTGGTCCTCACGGGCGGCCGCAACGGCAACGGCCTGCTGGCCGCCCTGGCCGCGGCGCCCGCCCGGGACGCCGTCGACTGGAGCCGGCTCGACCTCTGGTGGGGCGACGAGCGGTTCCTGCCCGAGGGCGACCCGGAGCGCAACATCACGCAGGCGAGGGAGGCGCTGCTGGACACGGTGCCGCTCGATCCGAAGCGGGTGCACGCGATGCCCGCGTCGGACGGCCCCGACGGCGCCGACGTGGACGCGGCGGCGGCCGCGTACGCGGAGGAACTTGCCCGAGCGGCCGGCCCGGAGAACCACGGCCCCGTGCCGACGTTCGACGTCCTGATGCTGGGCGTCGGTCCGGACACGCATGTCGCGTCCCTGTTCCCGGAGCTTCCCGCGGTCCGGGAGACGGACCGTACGGTCGTCGGCGTCCACGGCGCGCCCAAGCCGCCTCCGACCCGGGTGACGCTGACGTTGCCTGCGATCCGGGCGGCTCGTGAGGTGTGGCTCCTGGCGGCGGGCGAGGACAAGGCCCAGGCCGCGGCGATCGCGCTCTCGGGCGCGGGCGAGATCCAGGCCCCGGCGGCGGGGGCGTACGGCCGCAGCCGGACGCTGTGGCTGCTGGACGGGGCGGCGGCCTCCCAGCTCCCGCGCTCGCTGTATCCGCCGGCGTCGGCATAG
- a CDS encoding heme o synthase has product MTGTDQSPAHRPLGARVMAFVALTKPRIIELLLITTVPVMFLAQQGVPDLTLVLLTCVGGYLSAGGANALNMYIDRDIDALMDRTSQRPLVTGMVSPRECLAFGITLAVVSTLLFGLAVNWLSAWLSLGALLFYVVVYTMILKRRTSQNIVWGGIAGCLPVLIGWSSVTNSMSWAPIILFLVMFFWTPPHYWPLSMKVKEDYARVGVPMLPVVASNKVVAKQIVIYSWVMVGVSLLLTPLGYTGWFYTAVALLAGGFWLWEAHGLQNRAKAEVTGAKLKEMRLFHWSITYVSILFVAVAVDPFLR; this is encoded by the coding sequence ATGACCGGGACGGACCAGAGCCCGGCCCACCGGCCGCTCGGGGCCCGTGTCATGGCGTTCGTGGCTCTCACCAAGCCGCGGATCATCGAGCTGCTGCTGATCACCACGGTTCCCGTGATGTTCCTGGCGCAGCAGGGTGTGCCCGACCTGACGCTGGTGCTGCTGACCTGCGTCGGCGGTTACCTGTCGGCAGGCGGCGCCAACGCGCTCAACATGTACATCGACCGCGACATCGACGCGCTGATGGACCGCACCTCGCAGCGCCCGCTGGTCACCGGCATGGTCAGCCCGCGCGAGTGCCTGGCCTTCGGCATCACCCTGGCCGTCGTCTCGACCCTGCTGTTCGGCCTCGCGGTCAACTGGCTCTCGGCCTGGCTCTCCCTCGGCGCGCTCCTGTTCTACGTCGTCGTCTACACGATGATCCTCAAGCGCCGTACCTCGCAGAACATCGTCTGGGGCGGCATCGCCGGCTGTCTGCCCGTGCTGATCGGCTGGTCCTCGGTCACGAACTCCATGTCGTGGGCGCCGATCATCCTCTTCCTCGTCATGTTCTTCTGGACGCCGCCGCACTACTGGCCGCTGTCGATGAAGGTGAAAGAGGACTACGCGCGCGTGGGCGTGCCGATGCTGCCGGTGGTCGCCTCCAACAAGGTGGTCGCCAAGCAGATCGTGATCTACAGCTGGGTCATGGTCGGCGTCTCGCTCCTGCTGACCCCGCTCGGCTACACGGGCTGGTTCTACACGGCGGTCGCCCTGCTGGCCGGCGGCTTCTGGCTGTGGGAGGCACACGGCCTGCAGAACCGCGCCAAGGCCGAGGTGACGGGCGCCAAGCTCAAGGAGATGCGCCTCTTCCACTGGTCGATCACCTACGTGTCGATCCTGTTCGTGGCCGTCGCGGTCGACCCGTTCCTGCGCTGA
- a CDS encoding COX15/CtaA family protein has protein sequence MRDPRESVHKRRPTMGRVPKVTRADAKAALRNPLAFIAARWTPEPRTVQRAAMSAVVMSVLIVVTGGAVRLTGSGLGCPTWPKCTENSLTATSEMGVHGVIEFGNRMLTYVLCAAVGWAIIAARSRKPYRPGLVRLGWAQFWIVMSNAVLGGIVVLVGLNPYTVAAHFVATSALIAVATVMWQRTREGDTPPRPLVGKAVRQLVWFLTAAAVLLILVGTVVTGAGPHAGDSSEVERMPVDWETVSKLHAVLAWIVVTLTFALWFVLKAVDAPKGPLKRTRELFLILLAQGVIGYVQYFTDLPEVLVGLHMFGSAVMWIWVLLVMMSLRERTEAPVDLPGPAAEASLTKA, from the coding sequence ATGAGGGACCCTCGTGAAAGCGTGCACAAGCGGCGCCCTACGATGGGTCGCGTGCCAAAAGTGACCCGCGCCGACGCCAAGGCCGCCCTGCGCAACCCGCTCGCCTTCATCGCCGCCCGCTGGACCCCGGAACCCCGGACCGTCCAGCGGGCCGCCATGTCCGCCGTCGTGATGTCGGTGCTCATCGTGGTCACCGGCGGTGCCGTACGGCTGACCGGCTCGGGCCTGGGCTGCCCGACCTGGCCCAAGTGCACCGAGAACTCCCTCACCGCAACCAGCGAGATGGGCGTCCACGGCGTCATCGAGTTCGGCAACCGCATGCTGACGTACGTGCTGTGCGCGGCCGTCGGCTGGGCGATCATCGCCGCGCGCTCCCGGAAGCCGTACCGGCCCGGCCTGGTCCGGCTGGGCTGGGCGCAGTTCTGGATCGTGATGAGCAACGCGGTGCTCGGCGGCATCGTGGTGCTGGTGGGTCTGAACCCGTACACGGTCGCGGCCCACTTCGTGGCGACGTCCGCGCTCATCGCGGTGGCCACGGTGATGTGGCAGCGCACCCGTGAGGGCGACACCCCGCCGCGTCCGCTGGTCGGCAAGGCCGTGCGGCAGCTGGTGTGGTTCCTGACCGCGGCCGCCGTCCTGCTCATCCTGGTCGGCACGGTGGTCACCGGCGCGGGCCCGCACGCGGGCGACTCCAGCGAGGTCGAGCGGATGCCGGTCGACTGGGAGACGGTGAGCAAGCTGCACGCCGTGCTGGCGTGGATCGTGGTGACGCTGACCTTCGCCCTGTGGTTCGTCCTCAAGGCGGTCGACGCACCGAAGGGCCCGCTGAAGCGCACCCGGGAGCTGTTCCTGATCCTGCTCGCGCAGGGCGTCATCGGATACGTCCAGTACTTCACGGACCTCCCCGAGGTCCTGGTCGGCCTGCACATGTTCGGCTCGGCCGTGATGTGGATCTGGGTGCTGCTGGTGATGATGTCGCTGCGGGAGCGCACCGAGGCGCCCGTGGACCTGCCCGGCCCCGCCGCCGAGGCCTCCCTGACGAAGGCCTAG
- the tkt gene encoding transketolase — protein sequence MSTKPTTTDLEWTELDQRSVDTARVLAADAVQKVGNGHPGTAMSLAPAAYTLFQKVMRHDPADADWVGRDRFVLSAGHSSLTLYTQLYLAGFGLELDDLKSFRTWGSKTPGHPEYGHTTGVETTTGPLGQGVANAVGMAMAARYERGLFDPEAAEGESPFDHFVYCVAGDGCLQEGISAEASSMAGHQKLGNLVLLWDDNHISIEGDTETAVSEDTVKRYEAYGWHVQRVAPKPDGDLDPHALYDAIEAAKAVTDRPSFIAMRSIIAWPAPNAQNTEAAHGSALGDDEVAATKRVLGFDPEQSFEVSDEVITHTRKALERGQAARAVWEKAYQQWRDNHPDLAAEYDRVAKGELPKGWEEKIPVFEVGKGVATRAASGKVLQALGGVIPELWGGSADLAGSNNTTIDKTSSFLPADNPLQEANPYGRTIHFGIREHAMAAEMNGIALHGNTRIYGGTFLVFSDYMRNAVRLSALMHLPVTYVWTHDSIGLGEDGPTHQPIEHLASLRAIPGLNLVRPADANETAIAWREILKRWTKEFGKGQPHGLALTRQGVPTYAPNEDAAKGGYVLFEADGGEPEVVLIATGSEVHVAVEAREQLQGAGVPTRVVSMPSVEWFEQQDQGYRDSVLPPAVKARVAVEAGIGLTWHRYVGDAGRIVSLEHFGASADGKVLFREFGFTAENVAAAARESIAAAQR from the coding sequence GTGAGCACCAAGCCGACCACCACAGACCTCGAGTGGACCGAGTTGGACCAGCGGTCCGTCGACACCGCGCGTGTCCTGGCCGCCGATGCCGTACAGAAGGTCGGCAACGGCCATCCGGGTACGGCGATGAGCCTGGCGCCTGCCGCCTACACCCTCTTCCAGAAGGTGATGCGGCACGACCCGGCGGACGCCGACTGGGTCGGACGGGACCGCTTCGTGCTGTCCGCCGGCCACTCGTCCCTGACCCTCTACACCCAGCTGTACCTGGCCGGTTTCGGCCTGGAGCTGGACGACCTGAAGTCCTTCCGCACCTGGGGTTCGAAGACCCCCGGTCACCCCGAGTACGGGCACACGACCGGTGTGGAGACCACGACCGGCCCGCTCGGACAGGGTGTCGCGAACGCGGTGGGCATGGCGATGGCCGCCCGCTACGAGCGCGGTCTGTTCGACCCGGAGGCCGCCGAGGGCGAGTCCCCCTTCGACCACTTCGTCTACTGCGTCGCCGGTGACGGCTGTCTGCAGGAGGGCATCTCCGCCGAGGCCTCGTCGATGGCGGGCCACCAGAAGCTGGGCAACCTGGTCCTGCTGTGGGACGACAACCACATCTCGATCGAGGGCGACACCGAGACGGCCGTGTCCGAGGACACGGTGAAGCGGTACGAGGCCTACGGCTGGCACGTGCAGCGCGTGGCCCCGAAGCCGGACGGCGACCTGGACCCGCACGCGCTCTACGACGCGATCGAGGCGGCCAAGGCCGTCACCGACCGGCCGTCGTTCATCGCGATGCGCTCGATCATCGCCTGGCCGGCCCCGAACGCGCAGAACACCGAGGCCGCGCACGGCTCGGCGCTGGGTGACGACGAGGTCGCCGCGACCAAGCGTGTCCTCGGCTTCGACCCGGAGCAGAGCTTCGAGGTCTCCGACGAGGTCATCACGCACACCCGCAAGGCGCTGGAGCGGGGCCAGGCGGCCCGCGCCGTGTGGGAGAAGGCGTACCAGCAGTGGCGGGACAACCACCCCGACCTCGCCGCCGAGTACGACCGCGTCGCCAAGGGCGAGCTGCCCAAGGGCTGGGAGGAGAAGATCCCGGTCTTCGAGGTCGGCAAGGGCGTGGCCACGCGTGCCGCCTCCGGCAAGGTCCTCCAGGCCCTCGGCGGGGTCATCCCGGAGCTGTGGGGCGGCTCGGCCGACCTGGCCGGTTCGAACAACACCACGATCGACAAGACGTCGTCGTTCCTCCCGGCGGACAACCCGCTTCAGGAGGCGAACCCGTACGGCCGCACGATCCACTTCGGTATCCGCGAGCACGCGATGGCCGCCGAGATGAACGGCATCGCGCTGCACGGCAACACCCGGATCTACGGCGGCACGTTCCTCGTCTTCTCCGACTACATGCGCAACGCGGTGCGGCTGTCGGCGCTGATGCACCTGCCGGTGACGTACGTGTGGACGCACGACTCCATCGGTCTGGGCGAGGACGGCCCGACGCACCAGCCGATCGAGCACCTGGCGTCGCTGCGGGCGATCCCGGGCCTGAACCTGGTGCGCCCGGCGGACGCCAACGAGACCGCGATCGCCTGGCGCGAGATCCTCAAGCGCTGGACGAAGGAGTTCGGCAAGGGGCAGCCGCACGGTCTGGCGCTGACGCGTCAGGGTGTGCCGACGTACGCGCCCAACGAGGACGCCGCCAAGGGCGGGTACGTCCTCTTCGAGGCCGACGGCGGCGAGCCCGAGGTCGTCCTCATCGCCACCGGCTCGGAGGTGCACGTCGCCGTCGAGGCGCGCGAGCAGCTCCAGGGCGCCGGCGTGCCCACGCGCGTGGTGTCCATGCCGTCGGTGGAGTGGTTCGAGCAGCAGGACCAGGGGTACCGGGACAGCGTCCTTCCGCCGGCCGTCAAGGCCCGCGTCGCGGTCGAGGCCGGTATCGGACTGACCTGGCACCGTTACGTCGGGGACGCCGGCCGCATCGTTTCCCTGGAGCACTTCGGTGCTTCGGCCGACGGCAAGGTCCTTTTCCGCGAGTTCGGCTTCACTGCCGAGAACGTGGCCGCCGCCGCCCGGGAATCGATCGCCGCAGCTCAGCGCTGA
- the zwf gene encoding glucose-6-phosphate dehydrogenase has product MSSSNPLRDPADRRLPRIAGPSGLVIFGVTGDLSRKKLMPAVYDLANRGLLPPGFSLVGFARREWAHEDFAQEVHDAVKEHARTPFREEVWQQLIQGMRFVQGTFDDDDAFERLRSTIEELDKAQGTGGNFAFYLSVPPKSFPVVIQQLKKHQLADQQGGSWRRAVIEKPFGHDLKSAEELNKVVHEVFAPEQVFRIDHYLGKETVQNILALRFANTMFEPIWNRSLVDHVQITMAEDIGIGGRAGYYDGIGAARDVIQNHLLQLLALTAMEEPASFDADALAAEKTKVLGAVRLPKDMGRDTVRGQYAAGWQGGEKVTGYLDEDGINASSKTDTYAAIKLEIDNRRWAGVPFYLRTGKRLGRRVTEIAVVFQRAPHSPFDTTATEELGSNAIVIRVQPDEGVTVRFGSKVPGTSMEIRDVSMDFAYGESFTESSPEAYERLILDVLLGDSNLFPRTEEVELSWKILDPIEEYWDKNGKPAQYPAGTWGPVEADEMLERHGRSWRRP; this is encoded by the coding sequence GTGTCGAGCAGCAACCCGCTGCGTGACCCCGCGGACCGACGGCTCCCGCGTATCGCGGGGCCGTCGGGCCTGGTCATCTTCGGCGTCACGGGCGACCTGTCACGCAAGAAGCTCATGCCCGCCGTCTACGACCTCGCCAACCGGGGTCTGCTGCCGCCGGGCTTCTCGCTGGTGGGTTTCGCGCGCCGTGAGTGGGCGCACGAGGACTTCGCACAGGAGGTCCACGACGCGGTCAAGGAGCATGCCCGCACGCCCTTCCGCGAGGAGGTCTGGCAGCAGCTCATCCAGGGCATGCGCTTCGTGCAGGGCACGTTCGACGACGACGACGCGTTCGAGCGGCTGCGCTCCACGATCGAGGAGCTGGACAAGGCCCAGGGCACGGGCGGCAACTTCGCCTTCTACCTCTCCGTGCCGCCGAAGTCCTTCCCGGTGGTCATCCAGCAGCTGAAGAAGCACCAGCTGGCCGACCAGCAGGGCGGCTCCTGGCGGCGCGCGGTCATCGAGAAGCCCTTCGGGCACGACCTGAAGTCGGCCGAGGAGCTCAACAAGGTCGTCCACGAGGTGTTCGCCCCGGAGCAGGTCTTCCGGATCGACCACTACCTCGGCAAGGAGACCGTCCAGAACATCCTGGCGCTGCGCTTCGCCAACACGATGTTCGAGCCGATCTGGAACCGGTCCCTCGTGGACCATGTGCAGATCACCATGGCCGAGGACATCGGCATCGGCGGCCGCGCCGGGTATTACGACGGCATCGGCGCCGCCCGTGACGTCATCCAGAACCACCTGCTCCAGCTCCTGGCCCTCACGGCCATGGAGGAGCCGGCCTCCTTCGACGCGGACGCGCTGGCCGCCGAGAAGACCAAGGTGCTCGGCGCCGTGCGGCTGCCGAAGGACATGGGCCGGGACACCGTGCGCGGCCAGTACGCGGCCGGCTGGCAGGGCGGCGAGAAGGTGACCGGCTATCTCGACGAGGACGGCATCAACGCCTCGTCGAAGACCGACACCTACGCCGCGATCAAGCTGGAGATCGACAACCGCCGCTGGGCGGGCGTCCCCTTCTATCTGCGCACCGGCAAGCGGCTCGGCCGCCGGGTGACGGAGATCGCGGTCGTCTTCCAGCGGGCCCCGCACTCCCCCTTCGACACGACGGCCACCGAGGAACTGGGCTCCAACGCGATCGTCATCCGCGTCCAGCCGGACGAGGGTGTGACGGTCCGCTTCGGTTCGAAGGTCCCCGGCACGTCGATGGAGATCCGGGACGTGTCCATGGACTTCGCCTACGGCGAGTCCTTCACGGAGTCCAGCCCGGAGGCGTACGAGCGTCTCATCCTGGACGTTCTCCTCGGTGACTCGAACCTCTTCCCGCGCACCGAGGAGGTCGAGCTGTCCTGGAAGATCCTCGACCCGATCGAGGAGTACTGGGACAAGAACGGCAAGCCCGCGCAGTACCCGGCCGGTACCTGGGGGCCCGTCGAGGCGGACGAAATGCTCGAGCGACACGGACGGAGCTGGCGCCGGCCATGA
- the tal gene encoding transaldolase has translation MTDALKRLSEEGVAIWLDDLSRKRITSGNLAELIDQQHVVGVTTNPTIFQKAISEGDGYDQQLSDLAARKVTVEEAIRMITTADVRDAADILRPVFDATDGQDGRVSIEVDPRLAHNTKATVAEARQLAWLVDRPNTLIKIPATKAGLPAIAETIGNGISVNVTLIFSLERYREVMEAYLSGLEKAKAKGLDLSKIHSVASFFVSRVDTEIDKRIDALGTPEAKALRGKSAIANARLAYQAYEEVFSGDRWSALEREGANKQRPLWASTGVKDKAYKDTLYVDELVAPNTVNTMPEATLYATEEHGSITGNTLAGTYEQARADLDAVEQLGIKYDDVVQLLEDEGVEKFEASWNDLLKSTEAELKRLAPSEG, from the coding sequence ATGACAGACGCACTCAAGCGCCTCTCCGAGGAAGGCGTCGCGATCTGGCTGGACGACCTGTCGCGCAAGCGCATCACGTCCGGCAACCTCGCCGAGCTGATCGACCAGCAGCACGTCGTGGGCGTCACCACCAACCCGACGATCTTCCAGAAGGCGATCTCCGAGGGTGACGGCTACGACCAGCAGCTGTCGGACCTCGCCGCCCGCAAGGTCACCGTCGAAGAGGCCATCCGCATGATCACCACGGCGGACGTCCGCGACGCCGCCGACATCCTGCGCCCGGTCTTCGACGCCACCGACGGCCAGGACGGCCGGGTCTCGATCGAGGTCGACCCGCGCCTCGCCCACAACACCAAGGCGACGGTCGCCGAGGCCCGCCAGCTCGCCTGGCTGGTGGACCGCCCCAACACGCTCATCAAGATCCCGGCCACCAAGGCGGGTCTGCCGGCCATCGCCGAGACGATCGGCAACGGCATCAGCGTCAACGTCACGCTGATCTTCTCGCTGGAGCGCTACCGCGAGGTGATGGAGGCCTACCTGTCCGGTCTGGAGAAGGCCAAGGCCAAGGGCCTGGACCTGTCCAAGATCCACTCGGTGGCGTCCTTCTTCGTCTCGCGTGTCGACACCGAGATCGACAAGCGCATCGACGCCCTGGGCACCCCCGAGGCCAAGGCGCTGCGCGGCAAGTCCGCCATCGCCAACGCCCGGCTCGCCTACCAGGCGTACGAGGAGGTCTTCTCGGGCGACCGCTGGAGCGCGCTGGAGCGCGAGGGCGCCAACAAGCAGCGTCCGCTGTGGGCCTCCACCGGCGTCAAGGACAAGGCGTACAAGGACACCCTGTACGTCGACGAGCTGGTCGCGCCGAACACGGTGAACACCATGCCGGAGGCGACCCTGTACGCCACCGAGGAGCACGGCTCGATCACCGGCAACACCCTCGCCGGCACGTACGAGCAGGCCCGTGCCGACCTCGACGCGGTCGAGCAGCTCGGGATCAAGTACGACGACGTGGTCCAGCTGCTCGAGGACGAGGGCGTCGAGAAGTTCGAGGCGTCCTGGAACGATCTGCTGAAGTCGACCGAGGCCGAGCTCAAGCGCCTCGCCCCCTCGGAGGGCTGA
- a CDS encoding amidohydrolase family protein: MIETPSLVDQYCHGVLRTELGLGTFEAHLSRTEGPPAPGTTLFDTQTGFAVRRWCPPLLGLEPHCTPAHYLARRRELGVLESGRRLLRGSGITTYLVDTGLPGDLTEPRELASAGAAEAHEIVRLELLAEQVADTSGTVESFLANLAESVHAAAAHAVAFTSVAGVRHGLALAPEPPGPGEVRGAAGRWLAGRGVGGELSDPVLLRHLLWSAVASGLPLQLHAGLGAPGLRIDRTDPVLLTDFVRATAGLGTDLVLLHGYPYHRHAAHLAGVFPHVYVDCGAALVRTGARAATVLAEMLELAPFGKILFSSGAQGLPELHVVAARLFREALGRVLGTWVAEDAWSLTDAQRVAGMLASGNARRVYGLD, from the coding sequence ATGATCGAAACGCCGTCCCTAGTGGACCAGTACTGCCACGGAGTACTCCGCACAGAGCTGGGCCTCGGCACCTTCGAGGCCCACCTCTCCCGCACCGAGGGCCCACCCGCCCCCGGCACCACCCTCTTCGACACCCAGACCGGCTTCGCCGTACGCCGCTGGTGCCCGCCCCTGCTCGGCCTGGAACCCCACTGCACCCCGGCCCACTACCTGGCCCGCCGCCGTGAACTGGGCGTCCTGGAGTCCGGCCGCCGTCTCCTGCGCGGCAGCGGCATCACGACGTACCTCGTCGACACCGGCCTCCCCGGCGACCTCACCGAGCCCCGCGAACTGGCCTCCGCCGGCGCCGCCGAGGCCCACGAGATCGTGCGCCTGGAACTGCTCGCCGAGCAGGTCGCCGACACCTCCGGAACCGTCGAGTCCTTTCTCGCGAACCTCGCCGAGTCCGTGCACGCCGCCGCCGCGCACGCCGTCGCGTTCACCTCGGTCGCGGGCGTCCGGCACGGCCTCGCGCTCGCGCCCGAGCCGCCCGGACCGGGAGAGGTGCGGGGAGCCGCCGGCCGCTGGCTCGCGGGGCGCGGGGTCGGCGGGGAGCTGAGCGACCCCGTGCTGCTGCGGCATCTGCTGTGGAGCGCCGTCGCCTCGGGGCTGCCGCTCCAGCTGCACGCGGGGCTCGGGGCGCCGGGCCTGCGCATCGACCGTACGGACCCGGTGCTGCTGACGGACTTCGTACGGGCCACGGCCGGGCTCGGCACGGACCTCGTCCTGCTGCACGGCTACCCGTACCACCGGCACGCCGCCCATCTCGCCGGTGTCTTCCCGCATGTCTACGTCGACTGCGGCGCCGCCCTGGTGCGTACCGGCGCCCGGGCCGCGACCGTCCTCGCGGAGATGCTGGAGCTGGCCCCGTTCGGCAAGATCCTCTTCTCCAGCGGCGCCCAGGGGCTGCCCGAACTGCACGTGGTGGCGGCCCGGCTGTTCCGCGAGGCGCTCGGCCGGGTGCTCGGCACCTGGGTCGCCGAGGACGCGTGGTCCCTGACCGACGCGCAGCGGGTGGCGGGGATGCTGGCGTCGGGGAACGCGCGCAGGGTGTACGGGCTCGACTAG
- the opcA gene encoding glucose-6-phosphate dehydrogenase assembly protein OpcA, translating to MKTDLTDTTASKINKALVQGRRAIGTPAVGMVLTLVIVTDEENAYDALKAANDASHEHPSRTLVVIKRVSRSPRDRTQSRLDAEVRLGADAGSGETVVLRLYGEVAEHAQSVVLPLLLPDAPVVVWWPVNAPLDPAKDPLGALGQRRVTDTYASEQPVRDLATRSGTYTPGDTDLSWTRITPWRSMLAAALDQVTCEVRAVEVEGEEFNPSCELLAMWLADRLDVPVKRSLSGGPGLTAVRMDTNCGPIKLDRADGSLATLSIDGQPDRGVALKRRDTAELIAEELRRLDPDDTYASALRYGVDRLKSSWSAPAPRVSGEPVAKGESGEPKSDGRGRLALPAPVERAAKAPAAEATAQEPLKQEAPALEPVRKATTK from the coding sequence ATGAAGACAGACCTGACGGACACCACCGCCAGCAAGATCAACAAGGCGCTGGTGCAGGGGCGCCGGGCGATCGGCACCCCGGCGGTCGGCATGGTGCTCACGCTGGTCATCGTGACGGACGAGGAGAACGCCTACGACGCCCTGAAGGCGGCGAACGACGCCTCGCACGAGCATCCCTCGCGCACGCTCGTCGTCATCAAGCGCGTCTCCCGCTCGCCCCGCGACCGTACGCAGTCCCGCCTGGACGCGGAGGTCCGCCTCGGCGCGGACGCCGGTTCGGGCGAGACGGTGGTGCTCCGCCTGTACGGCGAGGTCGCCGAGCACGCCCAGTCGGTGGTGCTGCCGCTGCTGCTGCCGGACGCCCCGGTGGTGGTGTGGTGGCCGGTGAACGCGCCGCTCGACCCGGCGAAGGACCCCCTCGGGGCCCTCGGCCAGCGCCGTGTCACCGACACCTACGCCTCCGAGCAGCCGGTACGGGACCTGGCGACCCGGTCGGGGACCTACACCCCCGGCGACACGGACCTGTCCTGGACCCGCATCACGCCCTGGCGCTCCATGCTGGCGGCGGCCCTCGACCAGGTCACCTGCGAGGTCAGGGCCGTCGAGGTGGAGGGCGAGGAGTTCAACCCGAGCTGCGAGCTGCTGGCGATGTGGCTCGCGGACCGGCTGGACGTGCCCGTGAAGCGCTCGCTGTCCGGCGGACCCGGTCTGACGGCGGTCCGTATGGACACCAACTGCGGTCCGATCAAGCTGGACCGTGCGGACGGCTCCCTCGCCACGCTCTCCATCGACGGCCAGCCGGACCGCGGAGTGGCGCTCAAGCGCCGGGACACGGCCGAGCTGATAGCGGAGGAGCTGCGGCGGCTGGACCCGGACGACACCTACGCGTCGGCCCTGCGGTACGGGGTGGACCGGCTGAAGTCCTCCTGGTCGGCTCCGGCCCCTCGGGTCTCCGGGGAGCCGGTGGCCAAAGGAGAGAGCGGAGAGCCCAAAAGTGACGGGCGAGGCCGCCTCGCCCTCCCCGCTCCCGTCGAAAGGGCTGCGAAAGCACCCGCTGCGGAAGCGACGGCGCAGGAACCGCTGAAGCAGGAAGCTCCCGCGCTGGAACCGGTACGGAAGGCGACGACGAAGTGA
- a CDS encoding carbohydrate ABC transporter permease, with the protein MNAVRRGLGNGVVQAFLVIVGLVWMTPLAGLFLSSMRSAEETAKGGWWTVFTSPGQLSFDNYSELLGNAGITTAFWNTVLISVPTTVLVVVIAALAGYAFAWLDFPGRETIFLVVVALLVVPVQIGLLPVAKLFGQLGLFGTIPGVVLFHVAYGLPFAVFLLRNYFSEIPKEMLEAARMDGGSEWRIFTRLVLPVGRPAIASLAIFQFLWVWNDMLVALLFADSASQPLTVELQSQIRQFGSNIDVLAPGAFVSLVVPVVVFFAFQKHFVQGVMAGSVK; encoded by the coding sequence ATGAACGCGGTTCGGCGCGGGTTGGGCAACGGAGTCGTCCAGGCCTTCCTCGTGATCGTGGGCCTGGTGTGGATGACGCCGCTGGCCGGGCTGTTCCTGTCCTCGATGCGGTCCGCCGAGGAGACCGCGAAGGGCGGCTGGTGGACGGTGTTCACCAGCCCGGGGCAGCTGTCCTTCGACAACTACTCGGAGCTGCTGGGGAACGCCGGGATCACGACGGCGTTCTGGAACACGGTGCTGATCTCGGTGCCGACCACGGTTCTGGTCGTCGTCATCGCCGCGCTCGCGGGGTACGCCTTCGCGTGGCTGGACTTCCCCGGGCGGGAGACGATCTTTCTGGTCGTGGTCGCGTTGCTGGTGGTGCCCGTGCAGATCGGGCTGCTGCCGGTCGCGAAACTCTTCGGGCAGCTGGGGCTGTTCGGGACGATCCCGGGTGTCGTGCTCTTCCATGTCGCCTACGGGCTGCCGTTCGCGGTGTTCCTGCTGCGGAACTACTTCTCCGAGATACCGAAGGAGATGCTGGAGGCCGCGCGCATGGACGGGGGCAGTGAGTGGCGTATCTTCACGCGGCTCGTGCTGCCCGTGGGGCGGCCGGCGATCGCCTCCCTGGCCATCTTCCAGTTCCTGTGGGTGTGGAACGACATGCTGGTGGCGTTGCTGTTCGCGGACAGTGCGTCGCAGCCGTTGACGGTGGAACTCCAGTCGCAGATCCGGCAGTTCGGCAGCAACATCGATGTGCTGGCGCCGGGGGCGTTCGTGTCCCTGGTCGTGCCTGTGGTCGTGTTCTTCGCGTTCCAGAAGCACTTTGTGCAGGGCGTGATGGCGGGGTCGGTCAAGTAG